Proteins encoded together in one Capricornis sumatraensis isolate serow.1 chromosome 3, serow.2, whole genome shotgun sequence window:
- the MLST8 gene encoding target of rapamycin complex subunit LST8 isoform X3: MKDALISGPCGSDLVPCVARSPSGSHTMNTSPGTVGSDPVILATAGYDHTVRFWQAHSGICTRTVQHQDSVNALEITPDRTMIAAAGYQHIRMYDLNSNNPNPIISYDGVNKNVASVGFHEDGRWMYTGGEDCTARIWDLRSRNLQCQRIFQVNAPINCVCLHPNQAELIVGDQSGAIHIWDLKTDHNEQLIPEPEVSITSAHIDPDASYMAAVNSTGNCYVWNLTGGIGDEVTQLIPKTKIPAHTRYALQCRFSPDSTLLATCSADQTCKIWRTSNFSLMTELSIKSSNPGESSRGWMWGCAFSGDSQYIVTASSDNLARLWCVETGEIKREYGGHQKAVVCLAFNDSVLG; this comes from the exons ATGAAAG ATGCTCTGATCTCTGGCCCCTGCGGGTCAGACCTAGTGCCCTGTGTCGCTAGGAGCCCTTCCGGCAGCCACACCATGAATACGTCTCCAGGCACAGTGGGCAGTGACCCCGTCATCTTGGCCACTGCAGGCTATGACCACACGGTGCGGTTCTGGCAGGCCCACAGCGGGATCTGTACGCGAACTGTGCAGCACCAGGACTCC GTGAACGCGCTGGAGATCACACCCGACCGCACCATGATTGCAGCTGCAG GTTACCAGCACATTCGCATGTATGACCTCAACTCCAATAACCCCAACCCCATCATCAGTTATGATGGGGTCAACAAGAACGTCGCGTCGGTGGGCTTCCACGAGGACGGGCGCTGGATGTACACGGGCGGGGAGGACTGCACCGCCCGCATCTGGGACCTCAG GTCCCGGAACCTGCAGTGTCAGCGAATCTTCCAGGTGAATGCGCCGATTAACTGTGTGTGCCTGCACCCCAACCAG GCGGAGCTCATCGTGGGTGACCAAAGTGGCGCCATCCACATCTGGGACTTGAAAACCGACCACAATGAGCAGCTGATCCCGGAGCCAGAGGTCTCCATCACATCCGCCCACATTGACCCAGACGCCAGCTACATGGCTGCTGTCAATAGCACT GGGAACTGCTATGTCTGGAACCTGACCGGAGGCATTGGCGATGAGGTGACACAGCTCATCCCCAAGACCAAGATCCCGGCGCACACCCGCTATGCCCTGCAGTGCCGCTTCAGCCCCGACTCCAC gctccTCGCCACCTGCTCGGCTGACCAGACATGCAAGATCTGGAGGACGTCCAACTTCTCCCTGATGACGGAGCTGAGCATCAAGAGCAGCAACCCCGGAGAATCATCTCGGGGCTGGATGTGGGGTTGCGCCTTCTCGGGGGACTCGCAGTACATCGTCACCG ctTCCTCTGACAACCTGGCCCGGCTCTGGTGCGTGGAGACAGGCGAGATCAAGAGAGAGTACGGCGGCCACCAGAAAGCCGTCGTGTGCTTGGCCTTCAATGACAGCGTGCTGGGCTAG
- the MLST8 gene encoding target of rapamycin complex subunit LST8 isoform X1, which produces MKDALISGPCGSDLVPCVARSPSGSHTMNTSPGTVGSDPVILATAGYDHTVRFWQAHSGICTRTVQHQDSQVNALEITPDRTMIAAAGYQHIRMYDLNSNNPNPIISYDGVNKNVASVGFHEDGRWMYTGGEDCTARIWDLRSRNLQCQRIFQVNAPINCVCLHPNQAELIVGDQSGAIHIWDLKTDHNEQLIPEPEVSITSAHIDPDASYMAAVNSTGNCYVWNLTGGIGDEVTQLIPKTKIPAHTRYALQCRFSPDSTLLATCSADQTCKIWRTSNFSLMTELSIKSSNPGESSRGWMWGCAFSGDSQYIVTGGPRCPAPPHWPGPGLLPEPHPCSPSLPAASSDNLARLWCVETGEIKREYGGHQKAVVCLAFNDSVLG; this is translated from the exons ATGAAAG ATGCTCTGATCTCTGGCCCCTGCGGGTCAGACCTAGTGCCCTGTGTCGCTAGGAGCCCTTCCGGCAGCCACACCATGAATACGTCTCCAGGCACAGTGGGCAGTGACCCCGTCATCTTGGCCACTGCAGGCTATGACCACACGGTGCGGTTCTGGCAGGCCCACAGCGGGATCTGTACGCGAACTGTGCAGCACCAGGACTCC CAGGTGAACGCGCTGGAGATCACACCCGACCGCACCATGATTGCAGCTGCAG GTTACCAGCACATTCGCATGTATGACCTCAACTCCAATAACCCCAACCCCATCATCAGTTATGATGGGGTCAACAAGAACGTCGCGTCGGTGGGCTTCCACGAGGACGGGCGCTGGATGTACACGGGCGGGGAGGACTGCACCGCCCGCATCTGGGACCTCAG GTCCCGGAACCTGCAGTGTCAGCGAATCTTCCAGGTGAATGCGCCGATTAACTGTGTGTGCCTGCACCCCAACCAG GCGGAGCTCATCGTGGGTGACCAAAGTGGCGCCATCCACATCTGGGACTTGAAAACCGACCACAATGAGCAGCTGATCCCGGAGCCAGAGGTCTCCATCACATCCGCCCACATTGACCCAGACGCCAGCTACATGGCTGCTGTCAATAGCACT GGGAACTGCTATGTCTGGAACCTGACCGGAGGCATTGGCGATGAGGTGACACAGCTCATCCCCAAGACCAAGATCCCGGCGCACACCCGCTATGCCCTGCAGTGCCGCTTCAGCCCCGACTCCAC gctccTCGCCACCTGCTCGGCTGACCAGACATGCAAGATCTGGAGGACGTCCAACTTCTCCCTGATGACGGAGCTGAGCATCAAGAGCAGCAACCCCGGAGAATCATCTCGGGGCTGGATGTGGGGTTGCGCCTTCTCGGGGGACTCGCAGTACATCGTCACCGGTGGGCCCcgctgccctgcccctccccactggcCTGGCCCGGGGCTGCTCCCCGAACCCCATCCgtgctctccctccctccctgcagctTCCTCTGACAACCTGGCCCGGCTCTGGTGCGTGGAGACAGGCGAGATCAAGAGAGAGTACGGCGGCCACCAGAAAGCCGTCGTGTGCTTGGCCTTCAATGACAGCGTGCTGGGCTAG
- the PGP gene encoding glycerol-3-phosphate phosphatase, translated as MATRLPAADRDGWPGAPAARGKRGRIGAGGAQWAARARRGAYERAGGGVGPAAGGCEEERAAGGGGGGGGGVGGRWRRRAAMAEAEGEAGGDDGRCVRLNAERAQALLADVDTLLFDCDGVLWRGETAVPGAPETLTALRARGKRLGFITNNSSKTREAYAEKLRCLGFGGPAGPDAGREVFGTAYCTALYLRQRLAGPPAPKAYVLGSVALAAELEAVGVSCVGVGPEPLRGDGPGDWLDAPLEPDVRAVVVGFDPHFSYMKLTKAVRYLQQPDCLLVGTNMDNRLPLENGRFIAGTGCLVRAVEMAAQRQADIIGKPSRFIFDCVSQEYGIHPERTVMVGDRLDTDILLGVTCGLKTILTLTGVSSLRDVKSNQESDCKAKKKMVPDFYVDSIADLLPALQG; from the exons ATGGCCACCCGCCTGCCCGCGGCGGACCGTGACGGTTGGCCCGGCGCTCCCGCAGCCCGCGGGAAGCGGGGGCGGATTGGCGCAGGCGGGGCCCAATGGGCCGCACGCGCGAGGCGCGGGGCCTATGAGCGCGCCGGGGGCGGGGTGGGCCCGGCAGCAGGCGGCTGCGAGGAAGAGCGGGCGGCcggtggcggtggcggcggcggcggcggcgtcggcggccggtggcggcggcgggcggCCATGGCGGAGGCGGAGGGGGAGGCCGGCGGCGACGACGGCCGCTGCGTGCGGCTGAACGCCGAGCGGGCCCAGGCGCTGCTGGCCGACGTGGACACGCTGCTGTTCGACTGCGACGGCGTGCTGTGGCGCGGCGAGACGGCGGTGCCCGGTGCGCCCGAGACCCTGACGGCGCTGCGGGCCCGCGGCAAGCGCCTCGGCTTCATCACCAACAACAGCAGCAAGACCCGCGAGGCCTACGCTGAAAAGCTGCGGTGCCTGGGCTTTGGCGGCCCGGCGGGGCCCGACGCTGGCCGCGAGGTCTTCGGCACGGCCTACTGCACCGCGCTCTACCTGCGCCAGCGCCTGGCCGGCCCGCCGGCCCCCAAGGCCTACGTGCTGGGCAGCGTGGCCCTGGCCGCCGAGCTGGAGGCCGTGGGCGTCTCCTGCGTGGGCGTGGGCCCCGAGCCGCTGCGGGGCGACGGCCCCGGCGACTGGCTGGACGCGCCCCTGGAGCCCGATGTGCGCGCCGTCGTGGTGGGCTTCGATCCGCACTTCAGCTACATGAAGCTCACCAAGGCCGTGCGCTACCTGCAACAGCCCGACTGCCTGCTTGTGGGCACCAACATGGACAACCGACTCCCCCTGGAGAACGGCCGCTTCATCGCGG GTACCGGCTGTCTGGTCCGAGCCGTGGAGATGGCCGCCCAGCGCCAAGCCGACATCATAGGGAAGCCCAGCCGCTTCATCTTCGACTGCGTGTCCCAGGAGTACGGCATCCACCCAGAGCGCACCGTCATGGTGGGCGACCGCCTGGACACAGACATCCTCCTGGGCGTGACCTGTGGTCTGAAGACTATCCTCACCCTCACGGGCGTCTCCAGTCTGCGAGACGTGAAAAGTAATCAGGAAAGTGACTGCAAGGCTAAGAAGAAAATGGTCCCTGACTTCTATGTTGACAGCATAGCCGACCTTTTGCCTGCCCTTCAAGGTTAA
- the MLST8 gene encoding target of rapamycin complex subunit LST8 isoform X2, with protein sequence MKDALISGPCGSDLVPCVARSPSGSHTMNTSPGTVGSDPVILATAGYDHTVRFWQAHSGICTRTVQHQDSQVNALEITPDRTMIAAAGYQHIRMYDLNSNNPNPIISYDGVNKNVASVGFHEDGRWMYTGGEDCTARIWDLRSRNLQCQRIFQVNAPINCVCLHPNQAELIVGDQSGAIHIWDLKTDHNEQLIPEPEVSITSAHIDPDASYMAAVNSTGNCYVWNLTGGIGDEVTQLIPKTKIPAHTRYALQCRFSPDSTLLATCSADQTCKIWRTSNFSLMTELSIKSSNPGESSRGWMWGCAFSGDSQYIVTASSDNLARLWCVETGEIKREYGGHQKAVVCLAFNDSVLG encoded by the exons ATGAAAG ATGCTCTGATCTCTGGCCCCTGCGGGTCAGACCTAGTGCCCTGTGTCGCTAGGAGCCCTTCCGGCAGCCACACCATGAATACGTCTCCAGGCACAGTGGGCAGTGACCCCGTCATCTTGGCCACTGCAGGCTATGACCACACGGTGCGGTTCTGGCAGGCCCACAGCGGGATCTGTACGCGAACTGTGCAGCACCAGGACTCC CAGGTGAACGCGCTGGAGATCACACCCGACCGCACCATGATTGCAGCTGCAG GTTACCAGCACATTCGCATGTATGACCTCAACTCCAATAACCCCAACCCCATCATCAGTTATGATGGGGTCAACAAGAACGTCGCGTCGGTGGGCTTCCACGAGGACGGGCGCTGGATGTACACGGGCGGGGAGGACTGCACCGCCCGCATCTGGGACCTCAG GTCCCGGAACCTGCAGTGTCAGCGAATCTTCCAGGTGAATGCGCCGATTAACTGTGTGTGCCTGCACCCCAACCAG GCGGAGCTCATCGTGGGTGACCAAAGTGGCGCCATCCACATCTGGGACTTGAAAACCGACCACAATGAGCAGCTGATCCCGGAGCCAGAGGTCTCCATCACATCCGCCCACATTGACCCAGACGCCAGCTACATGGCTGCTGTCAATAGCACT GGGAACTGCTATGTCTGGAACCTGACCGGAGGCATTGGCGATGAGGTGACACAGCTCATCCCCAAGACCAAGATCCCGGCGCACACCCGCTATGCCCTGCAGTGCCGCTTCAGCCCCGACTCCAC gctccTCGCCACCTGCTCGGCTGACCAGACATGCAAGATCTGGAGGACGTCCAACTTCTCCCTGATGACGGAGCTGAGCATCAAGAGCAGCAACCCCGGAGAATCATCTCGGGGCTGGATGTGGGGTTGCGCCTTCTCGGGGGACTCGCAGTACATCGTCACCG ctTCCTCTGACAACCTGGCCCGGCTCTGGTGCGTGGAGACAGGCGAGATCAAGAGAGAGTACGGCGGCCACCAGAAAGCCGTCGTGTGCTTGGCCTTCAATGACAGCGTGCTGGGCTAG
- the BRICD5 gene encoding BRICHOS domain-containing protein 5 produces the protein MNAVVELRAAVQGAQSSIGLSVWGSDSARGDVRAAAPVSLVVLTLALRGRLKVETKPCHGRWRAPGLLLLLLLALATAAAVVGGLLGFSHSPPQAPLQTLRLSLPSPGMPRSNQTEQVDVAQNVATIWVTPAQSNRSSAVLFDGQSGCVCYRPLEHQACFLRLMEPQDRETLQLLMNTSQFQATQSPSQDTHYAQELLAVLGSQEVDPAQVGAPVQHLCAKTPIYWARRAEEPQRQRLIYLCIDICFPSNICVSVCFYYLPD, from the exons ATGAATGCGGTCGTTGAACTCAGGGCTGCCGTTCAGGGAGCTCAGAGCAGCATTG GCCTCAGCGTCTGGGGTTCAGACTCTGCCAGGGGCGACGTGAGGGCAGCGGCGCCTGTGAGCTTGGTGGTGCTGACGTTGGCTCTGCGAGGTCGGCTCAAG GTGGAGACCAAGCCCTGCCACGGGCGCTGGAGAGCtcctggcttgctgctgctgctgctgctggcgctGGCCACCGCCGCTGCTGTGGTTGGAGGGCTCCTTGGTTTCAGCCACAGCCCTCCTCAG GCCCCTCTGCAGACGCTCCGCCTGAGCCTCCCGAGCCCAGGCATGCCCCGGTCCAACCAAACCGAGCAGGTGGATGTGGCTCAGAACGTGGCAACCATCTGGGTGACTCCAGCCCAGAGTAACCGCAGCTCGGCAGTGCTATTCGATGGGCAGAGC gGCTGCGTCTGTTACCGGCCCTTGGAGCACCAGGCCTGCTTCCTGCGCCTGATGGAACCCCAAGACCGTGAGACTCTGCAGCTGCTGATGAACACCTCTCAG TTCCAAGCAACGCAAAGCCCCAGCCAGGACACCCACTACGCCCAGGAGCTGCTGGCAGTGCTTGGGAGCCAAGAGGTGGACCCTGCCCAGGTCGGGGCTCCCGTGCAGCACCTTTGTGCCAAGACTCCCATTTACTGGGCCCGACGTGCAGAGG AGCCCCAGAGGCAGCGGCTGATCTACCTATGTATCGACATCTGCTTCCCGAGCAACATCTGTGTGTCCGTCTGCTTTTATTACCTCCCGGACTGA